In Oryctolagus cuniculus chromosome 18, mOryCun1.1, whole genome shotgun sequence, the DNA window CCAGGATACTGCCATCATCCTCACGCCCAGGAGACTCACTCTGCTGTGTGGTGAGGGCTGACCTTGGAGGTCACACAGGACATCAGCCATGGATGCttgggcagcccctggggagggagggcactTTGAATAACATCCATATGGAAGGACCAAGACTCAGCCCTTAGCTTTCCACCTCACTGCAGGTTCTGGAATTGATGCAGCCAAGCTCTGAAACAAGGGCTAGAACTCCAAGGATGGGAGGCTTGGCCTTCCTGCTGGCACTGGGTCCCTGGCTCATGGCCCAGATCCTGCTGTCTGGGTGGAGTTCAGTGTGCTGGGCACCTGCACAGATCCCAAAATTGGTTAGATCAATTTGGAGATGAGCAGGCTTTACACTGGGGGGAGCCACAAGGTCCATCCTTGACCCCCCAGGTGATGGTGTGGATCCACGGTGGTGCGTTGACTATGGGCATGGCTTCCTTGTATGACGGTTCTGCGCTGGCGGCATTTGAGGATGTGGTGATGGTCACCATCCAGTACcgcctgggagtcctgggcttcttcaggtgagaccagggctggggtgggcactgcGGGAAGAGTGGCACCAGGACAGCCCTCTGACCGCTATCCCTTCCACTTCTCAGCACTGGAGACCAGCACGCCACCGGCAACTGGggctacctggaccaagtggctGCACTGCGCTGGGTACAGCGGAATATCGCCCACTTTGGAGGCAACCCTGGCCGGGTCACCATTATCGGCGATTCTGCAGGTGGCACGAGTGTGTCATCCCATATGCTGTCACCCATGTCCCAAGGTCTCTTCCACGGAGCCATCATGGAGAGTGGGGTGGCCCTAATGCCCGGCCTCATCACCAGCTCATCTGAGGTGGTCTCCACAGTGAGTGTCCTCACTGcccagccagcactgctgctcctgcctctcttaGTCTTGCTGAAGTGGTCACTATGAGGTCATTGGGTACACAGGCACTGCTGCCTATCTGCGAACTGCTGAGGAGGTCTGGGGTCAGAATGTGCCATCTGAGCCCCAGTGGTAACAGAGGTGATTCTTGGCTCTGCCACTCTGCCCGCCTGAGCCCCAGGTTGTCAGCAaccagcacagcaggtgctgcCCACTGTGGCTGGGCGGTGCCAAGTCATGGGGAAGGAGCAACAATCAGCTTCCACTGCAGCCGAGCACACACCACACCCTGTGTGATTTGGGGTGCAGCTGCCTTCAATGGGGCCGTGGGCAACCCCAGTCTCCAGCatggctgtgccagcccctgtgtggtcccattacaggtggtggccaaCCTGTCTGGCTGTGGCCAGGTGGACTCTGAGACCCTGGTGCGCTGCTTGCGGGCCAAGAGTGAAGAGGAGATGCTGGCCATCACCCAGGTTGGGCCCCGTGCACGTGGGTGAGGGGGTGATGGGCTTGTGTGAACCTCATAGTCCCTGGGGCTGCTACCTCCCATCCATGCCCTCCTGACATCCCAGCCCTGGAAGGGAACAGGAGGCACAGTCCTGTATACCAGGCGGGGGACCCCATGGTGGGAGGGAGCaacctgggctcagcctgggctcagccaggcttGGGGGATTTACAAGGAGGGCAGCGTAAAATACCTGCAACAAAAACTTTCTCCCTGACCCGTGTGACTCCACAGCCCTTCATGCTCATCCCAGGGGTGGTGGACGGAGTCTTCCTGCCCAGACACCCCAAGGAACTGCTGGCCTCGGCTGACTTTCAACCCGTCCCCAGCATCATTGGTGTCAACAATGATGAGTATGGCTGGGTCATCCCCAAGGTGAGTGCCCATATTGCCCATGTGGTGGGCAGGTTTTTGGGCTTCAAAACTCTAGGCACAGCCATGCCAACATGGGACTCTCACCTCTCCATCAGCTCCTATTTGCCATTGACCctcaagaggagagagacagacaggcgaTGCAGGAGATTACGCATCAAGTAACAAAACAGCTGGTGAGgcccccaggctcctgccacAACAGAGCGCATCCCAGACACCTGCCCACACAGGGACTCTGGGAACAAAGGTTCTGCCGTGTGTTTGGGTGGGGTCTCCTGGAGCCTGGTTCTTCCCCCAGTTTCTGACTATACAGGACCTCCGTCCCCCAGcctgagcctgctgcctccctcccaggagctgctcccctcactccttccccttcccctgggcCAGATGCTGCCTCCCGCTTTGGGGGACCTGTTGATGGACGAGTACATGGGGAGCAATGAGGACCCCAAGACCCTCATGGCCCAGTTCCAGGAGATGATGGCAGACGCCATGTTCGTGGTGCCTGCACTCCGAGTAGCACATTTCCAGCGTGAGTTCATCTGGGACTGAGGCCTCACTCGCTAGGGGCAGCTCAGAGCTGGGTCCTTTCCTGAGGGTGACACCTGCCCTGTGCAGGTCCTGATCCATGTCTTAAGTGGGCCCCAGAGTGCCGGGGACTTGGTGTCACTCCTCTCACTAAACCCCCATGACTGAACCTGGAGATGGATATGTCCTTTATTGAACTAGGAGGCGACATCTGAGTGAGCTCCACTCACTGTTCCCAAACCTCATAGCCACGAAGCACAAGGCGAGATCTAATCCAGGTCatgcccactgcacctgctccacccGGGATTCTGCTATACTGCCAGGACCCAGCCTAGTGTGGCCGTGATGTGTGGTTCCCATGGTCACGCATCTCCCTGTCCATCCCCAGGTTCCCATGCCCCTGTCTACTTCTACGAGTTCCAGCATCAACCCAGCTTCACAAAGGACCTCAGGCCGCCCCACGTGAGGGCCGACCACGGCGATGAGCTGCTCTTTGTGTTCAGATCACATTTCTTTGGCAGCAAAGGTGAATCTTCCTCCATTACCAGGATGGGATGAGGTCCAGGCTCTCTCTGAGGGGCTCTGCACCCCCCATTGGGATGAAAGCAGGAGGCTCAGATGGGATCCAGGTTCCAAAGTCTTATAGCTCAGAGGGCGGAGCCAGGTTTGGGTCTGAGAGCCCCCATGAtgcagcctctgctccctcctcctgAGCCCTCCCAGGGATAAGTGTCCTGCCTGGGTGCACATGGGTTCAAAGTCAGGTCTGTTTCCTTACAAATGTCCCAGGGACAGAGGGAAGCAACCGTCTTGGTAAAGAAATATGCAGAGTCGATGACTTAGGGGATGAATGGGACATGAAAATGACAAAGGCTGGTCCTAATGGTGAAGGAAAGACAAACAGGTTGCAAGTAGCCGAGGGTCTACTCCACCTGGGCTGGAGCGTGGTGCATGATGGGCTGCAGGACTGGGGTGGCCGAGCtgaccctggccctcccctctgcagtgcccctcactgaggaggaggagctgctgagcaGGAGGGTGATGAAGTACTGGGCCAACTTTGCTCACAACGGGTGAGAAAACCCCCCTTCAaatccccagggacctgggaccctctgccctccctcctctgggggGACCTCACCAGGATCCAGGGACCTAAGTCATGTGACAGTCCCTCGCCAGCTGCAGGACCCACTGGCACTCACAGGGGCCATGGGACCAGGCACACTCTTCCCATCTCCCAGTGACCTTGGGGTGGGCCACGAGCAGCTCACGTCTGTGTCTTGTCTGCAGGAACCCCAATGGCGAGGGCCTGCCACACTGGCCCATGTTCGACCAGGACGAGCGATACCTGCAGCTGAACGTGCAGCCtgcagtgggccaggccctgaaggccCGCAGGCTCCAGTTCTGgacccacaccctgccccagagGGTCCAGGAGCTAAGAGGAGCTGAGCAGCACACAGAGCTGTAGCTgcctgtgtgggggtgggggacaggggctccAGTGCAGGTGGGGCCCcgatgcactcacacacatccaCAGAGAATGTATTGGGCACTCTAACGTGGCCACTCaatcctccctgcctctgtcaaCTCAGCTGACCATTGGGGGGAACTCACGGCTTGAGGTTCATTGCCAAGCCTGCCCTGGGTCCCTCGTGTGAGACACATTCCATACACCCTCCTTGGAGCTGTGTTGGGCAACACCAGTGCCCGCCCAGCTTCCTCAACACCCACTgtgccctgggcccctcctgcttcTTGCCCCTCCACCTTCTCcgcaccctccctctcctctcctcccagccccaggccctccccacaaGGAAGGAGCTGGGTTGGGCATTGTTGCCCACCCCTGGGTGCCTCAAGCCCTCCCCCTACTCCTCCTCCCAGCATGCCTGTGATCTCACATCTCTTAGAGGCCACAGAGGACCCGGACTCCACGAGTCACCGTGGCTTCGTCCCTGCAGGCTGCCATGAGTGGCGCCCTCAATCCCATCCATGCAGCACAAATAAAGGGTTCTAGTCCTTTCACACTGAGTCACATTCACCTGAGTGAACCTGCCACTTTTTTTTAGACCCTCAGCTCTCAAGAGACACCTGGTTACCTGCACAGCTGGGATACCATGAATCATTAATGCAGTAACCTAGAGTATAGGGCTGTTGCTTTGCACAGGGGTTCAAGCCTCTAAGCATgtcgctggcatctcatatgagtgacAGTTGAGGTTCCAACTGCTATACTCCTGATCCAGATCTCTagtaaggcacctgggaaagcagcagaggagggcccaagggcttgggcccctgccacccacgtggggtacACAGATAATGTTTCTCCCTCTGGACTTtggcctgggctagccctggccatggtggctgagagagccctgggctgagcagaGGTCAAGGCCAGTTCTCAGGGAGCACAAAGTCAGCCTTCATGAGCCAGGGTCCACTTCCCCTGGGGGCTCCcgtgcccaggctgctcctccttcctgcagggagcctgatgtttcctacactcaggctgactCCCGGACCCCCACTGCTGTCACAGGACCACACGTACCCTGCTGGGTGCCCGGTGGGGAAGGTGTGGGCCCTGGGTCTTACATTTTACTCAAGGTTCTTGTCCCCATGGAGATGAGGattcacagcagcagcagccacaggcagtgcacAAAAGCAGCTTTGATTTCAAGCACAGAGAGCGTGACCACACCTGCACGCCTACTGAGGGCCGCCACCCACGGAGAGACCCTCAGCAGGAATGGGCCAGGGTtgccaggaggaagagaggaagaggcagcccaaggaggattcccaagcacagccaggggcagagagggccctcccctttctcatcTCAGGGGGCGGTGCCCTAAATGCATAACCCAGTGGGGTGGGATCTCACCTGTGGGAATACTGAAGGGATGGTTATGGCCCCTCCATCCAGAATTTCACTTCCCTGTTTCCATCATGGCTTCTCCTTCCTGGGTCAGCTGACCCACAGGTACATCCTGGGAAAGTGATATAAAAATTGAtagcaggggctggcagtgtggctcagtgggttaatgccctggactgtagtgctggcatcccaaatgggcaccagtttgacacctggctgctccattctgaacTAGGTCtcagctgtagcctgggaaagcagtgaggatggcccaggtccttgggcccctgcagccgcatgggagtcctggaggaagctcctggctccgggcttcagatcggcacagcctggccattgtagccatgtggggagtgaaccagcagaaagaagacctctctctctgcttttgcctctctctctgtgtatctgtgacTTTCAcgtaaaataagcaaatattaaaaaaaaaatcactcccttatctctcctttactctctggaactctgcctttcaaataaataaatacatcttttttaaaaatagattctcAGAGAAGGCCTCCAGGGTGTCCAGTCACAGCCCAGTGCTGCTTGCTGTCCATCCCTACACTATCCTGGAGTCAGCCGGCGAGGACAGTAAACTTGGTGACTCCAGGACTGAGGAGAGGGATTGGAcacccagaggagccaggagccagggaggcaggagccagggaggcagaggccaggagaggaGCCAGAGGAGGCAGCCCCGCCAGGCCCAGTCCTCTCAGTCCTGCTCTCCTGCAAGGCCTacaagccccaccccacccccgcctgttccctgcctgtcctgggctgggccaggatctgCCCCTGGAGCACTCCAGGCAGCCTCTGGGCACAGAGCCCCACCTGCGGACCTGCCTCAGACCATGTGGACACAGCGACAGGCTTAGGGCACCGTGACCTGCAGGCTCCTGCTACTCCTCCTCGTCCTGGTACCCAGTGAGGATCCCGCCGGCAGTAACAGGAACCAGGATCAGTACTGCCCAATCCCGCAATTAGAGCCTGCGGCCGCAGAAAAACAACACCTGGGTAGCTGAAGCCAGTGGAAGTGACAGGGCTGGCACCTGAGGCTGTGGAGGGTCGGGGCTGCCCGAGGATACAAACACAGAGGACTGAGCCCAACATAAGGGCTCTGAGCAGTACAGCTCCTAGTCGGCAGCccgggaggcaggcagcagcgtgggagctggggaggttccctgggctccaggctgctggagcAAGTGACTCCGACAGTGAGGAACCGGCCCTGGGACCATTTGTCTCCGGGGCTGCATTCCCTTGGCAGAGCGGCTCCCTGCCCCACAAGGTGGCCCCAGTCGTGGTAACTGGACCTGAAAATTCAAAGCCCCTGGTGCCAATCCAGAAGCCCATCTGTAAGCCAGGGTCTCCTCTGACCCCGTGCGCCTGGCAGAGACATATGCAGGCTAAGGTTCCAGGGCAAACGTGACTCCACCCTAGAACCTGGCATGTGTTTTATCATGAATCAGCCCACGTGGGTATTACCCATGGGGTGTGTGCTTGATCCATTTGCTCCTCATTCTAAAGGCCCAGGTCTCTAACCCCACCCTCTCCCTACCTAatccccagcacaggccccactcCTCCCCCTCCATGCTCACCCACGGGCTCCCCGCCTGCCCTGCAATGCACAGACTCTCCCGGCGACCAGGACCTTCCAGGCAGATCATCTCCCCACATCACTGTGGTTCCTAATAAAGtaatatctggggctgggtccCCACGCAGAGAGGGAGCAGTTGTTCCCAAGGTCCCTGGGAGTCGCTGTGCGTGTCCGGGGCAGGAAACACGCAGCATCTGCACAGAAGCCGCCCCTGTCCTCCGTGGACTCTGCTGAGCTCAGCTCACTGTCAGCCTCACAGCCGGaactgctgctgcaggcagcgcTGTCCTCCATGGTTGGGGCGAACGACAAGCACAAGGTTGGGACCAGCTCAGGACAGAGGCGCTGTTTACTCACCCGCTCCGGGGCCAGGCTCTCCTCTCCCtgacccaggggcccagagcaccCTTGTGGCCGGGCATCGCCTACTGTGACATGGGAGGTTCCTCCCGAGGAGGAGTCAGCTTCCATGGGCTGGGGATGATTGATttctgctgattttttaaaagatttatttgtttatttgcaaatcagagttacacagagagaggagaagcagagagacagagagatcgtgcCAGGTCAGGACGTTAACCTGcagcgccacagtgcaggccccgatTTCTACTGACAAAGGCATTGAgacaggaaaagagggagagacagagtgagaaagagctcTCCCCTCCACAGTCTCCCTCAGACGCCCGCTCTGTTAGGAGGGGAGCATCCCAGCGGCCTTGCTACTGCTGCTCCAAGTGTCTGCCCAACAGTTGGCACTTCCCTTGGGCTTCTACCGAGGGTGGGACCTGCAGGGCGGTGGAGCTCCAGGTTAAGTGTTGCAGGACTGCCCGTCAGGTTCCCAGAGCAGGTGTCCCGTTTCCCTACAGTAGCGATGCGcagaggccccctccccacccccgcgcccGCGCTCTGCACCCCTGTGCGGTTGTCGTGTGTTGCTGAGTCTCCCTCACACTTCAGCTCCCCCTCTGCCTCGCTGTGCTCTTCCTCCTGATTCCTGTGTTGAGAAACCGGTGTACCCCTGGCTCTCTCTGGAGGGGGAGGCACCGTCCCTGTGGTGCCTTCTGACCATTCCTCTGTCCCCTCACCCTGTGTACACAGGAATTGTACCTAGAGGCTCCATCAGGTTCAGCTGTTAGAGGTCGctgcagtttttttcttcttttgagaagacCAGCATGTGGTGCTGAGTCCTCACCATAGAACATCTCGACCTTTTCATATCTGATTCGTGGCACAACACAGATCCTTGAGGGACAGCATGAGAGCAGCAGTGAACCTGCATCAGGGAGCAAGATCCggggtgaagcagccaggatggaactgtgtaggggatgctggccatgcaggctgtgggtgCACCCGAGCGCCACTACACCGCCCCCTAGAGGacgcttcctttcttcccttcttgctGCCTGGAGCATGAGCCTCCTAGCAGGGGAGCCTGGTCAGTCTGGTGCTCACAGCTCTACCTCCTGGGACCGAGGGCAGTCAGCAGAAAGGACGCTCTCCTCGCCCCCAGGGCTGTCACCTGCGCTGACTCCTAGTGCTCAGGGAGGGTGCTAGGTCCCAGGAGCCTCGGGAGCTGTGGGAtgtcctgggctgggctcagggacagcactgctggctgggagatggggagagTTTCTCATGCAGGACGTTGGTCGGGTCAGTGTTTGTAGGTCCGAGGCCTTGGCAAGGCTGAGGTGCCGATGCCAAGGAGAGGCCACAGTAGCAGTGTGGGAGGGCAGCTCATGGGGAGCCCCCACCTGACACCTCTCTGGCCACAGGCCAGGACCCTGCCAGCCCCATCCGGAACACACACACGGGGCAGGTGCGCGGGAGCCTGGTCCACGTGGAAGGCACCGATGCGGGCGTCCACACCTTCCTGGGAATTCCCTTTGCCAAACCACTTCTGGGGCCGCTGCGCTTTGCACCTCCTGAACCTGCTGAAGCTTGGAGTGGAGTGAGAGATGGGACCTCCCACCCAGCCATGTAAgcgctcccagggcacaggggagCTCCGGCCCTGGGGGGAGGTCAGGGGAAAGATCCtttgagtctgggccaggcccagctgtctgggacagagctcccataaCCAGCTTTCCCTGTGTGTGATGGCTCCCTCGTGTGTTATTCAGTGAGTCTGCTTAGGATTCTGGATTCAGTGACCATGAAATGCTTTGGGGCCAGAACGTGGCACTCAGAGCACATTAAATCCaggtacagagagaaaagcagagacgcTCTCCCCGTGTCCAGGAGAGGCCACAGGctctctgcctgcagggggcgctgtgtcTGGGTGAGGTTCACTTGGCTCCACATGCTTGTAGGAGGCCCCGACTCCATCAGCAGATCCTGCAGCTCCCTGAGATGGGCACCAGAGGGGGTCGTCATGGTCACTGAGCCAACGACAGGGCAAGGACATTGGCCAGGGACCCGTGTATGCCCTTAGGACTGGAGACTGTGGGAACGGGGAGGTTCCTGAGTCTAGAGTGAAGGTGAGGGTCGTCCACTGCCCTTCCTGGGGAAACGCCATCCGTCCATCCAGGCTCATGTGCGGCAGGCTGGCCTGCTCCGGCGTGGCTGGGTCTGGGCATCCAGCACTGAGTGTCCCCTCAAGAAAGTCACGACTTCCCACAGAGTCCCCTGTCAGTCAAGAGTGGTCCCCAGACTCTCAGACACCTGAGGTTCCCTGATGTTGGACCATCCCAGCTCACCCAGAGTCTAGGACCTGGATCCTGGTGGGAAGTGTCTTAGGGAGGCCCATGAGTAGGAAGGGCTCTAGGAGGAGGCCCGAGGAGGGTCGGGCACACTAGATCCAGGCTCTAGACTAATGGCTGCCTTGGGTGGCTCCAGGTGTCCACAGAACTTTGCTATGATGGGTCAAGATGTTCTGCAGCTGAACCTCACCCTGCCTTCAATCCC includes these proteins:
- the LOC138846546 gene encoding cocaine esterase-like, which codes for MGTHRMDTRLCALVCGLLLLLLVPANGQDSASPIRNTHTGQVRGSLVHVEGTDAGVHTFLGIPFAKPPLGPLRFAPPEPAEAWSGVRDGTSHPAMCLQDLAIMDQDVLLLNFTPPSIPMSEDCLYLNIYSPAHAREGSDLPVMVWIHGGALTMGMASLYDGSALAAFEDVVMVTIQYRLGVLGFFSTGDQHATGNWGYLDQVAALRWVQRNIAHFGGNPGRVTIIGDSAGGTSVSSHMLSPMSQGLFHGAIMESGVALMPGLITSSSEVVSTVVANLSGCGQVDSETLVRCLRAKSEEEMLAITQPFMLIPGVVDGVFLPRHPKELLASADFQPVPSIIGVNNDEYGWVIPKLLFAIDPQEERDRQAMQEITHQVTKQLMLPPALGDLLMDEYMGSNEDPKTLMAQFQEMMADAMFVVPALRVAHFQRSHAPVYFYEFQHQPSFTKDLRPPHVRADHGDELLFVFRSHFFGSKVPLTEEEELLSRRVMKYWANFAHNGNPNGEGLPHWPMFDQDERYLQLNVQPAVGQALKARRLQFWTHTLPQRVQELRGAEQHTEL